The genome window TCATACACAGAGACATAAAATCCAGCAATATATTACTAGATGATGACTTTCAGCCCAAAATTGCTGATTTTGGTCTGGCAAGGCTTTTACCTGAAAATCAGAGCCATGTTAGCACTAAATTTGCAGGAACTTTGTAAGCCTTATTCTTTTCCACATTTTCTTATCAAGGGAAATCAATACTTTTAACCACTAAACTAGGCCTACTCGTATTGCAATAGGGGATATACAGCGCCAGAATATGCGCTTCATGGCCACTTATCAGAGAAAGTTGACATCTACAGTTTTGGCATCGTCATCCTGGAAATCATTAGTGGTAGAAGGAGCAGTGACATACGAGTTGAGCCTGTCACTGAGTATCTCCTTGAACAAGTAATTTCTCGTTTTGTGAATCCTCTCACtattaatttatacttttagttaaaacatactacctccgtcccaaaatggttgtctgattcgtttaacgaggcttgactgaagttatttttaatccaatttttaataatattaagtttagcattaatatataaaatttatatatttagaaactacattaaaagtactattaaacataaaaaattaaatttaaaaataataaaaaagttactaaagaaaataaataatgaagaaagagttggtttgaccaatgaatagtaaataggacaggtaaaatgggacagaggaagTAATAGATTGtttgaattgaaaatttatCTTGATTTCTTCAATATTTAACTTATGCATGATTTTATACAGGCATGGAAACTTTACGAGAACGGGGAACATCTACGACTGGTGGATAGCACTTTAGACCCCAATGACTATACAGCAGAAGAAGTGAAGAGAATCTTGGAGATTGCATTGGTATGCACCCAATCACCTCCCAATCTAAGGCCAAGCATGTCGGAAATGGTCATCATGCTTTCAAGTGATCGTCCAATATttcaaaaccaaccaaacaggccTACCGTTATCTCTGATTTGGGGAATAGGGTACAGGTAGTTACGGACGCATCAACCACCACAGCATCATCCGCTTCTCATGCCACCGTTTCAATTTCAGATGTCTCAGGCCGCTAGGCTTTTTATGAAGGGTGAGTGTTCTATGATGCTCAATCTTAAATATTGTTATCTATAAGATGGGTCGAGTCAGATAAAAATGtatgtaatactttatattgaaaaatgtaatactaattacgtttatctgtgagacgggtcgagtaaAAAATAAGAATGTATGTAATACTTGTGTTGAAAAATATAGTACTAATATATGGATTATAATAAACATTgatatttcaaaatatcaacATTGATTCTTGACTTTCCATTAGATCaacttaaatttttaatttgactatGCATTTATAATGTGATTTAGGCATTGAACAgtttttctaataaatatacGGATAATATTGAGAAGTCAAGTTAGTTTATcctgttatttttttttcattagttgatgatataatttacaAGTGTGAACATTCAACTTTTCAAACTAAAATTGCAAAAATTCTAACTTTTCGTTTCAAAATCATTTAAGTTTCTCCTTGAAAATTCTCAACCAAACTCTTACGTTCTTTTGAGGGAGAATGGttattttagtccctcaatgaTACTAGATAGTCACTCAGTCTCTTAATTATACATATGTAATCATATTTAGTTCATAAATTGTTTGTATAAGAGAAAACTGATGAATTTAATATTTAGGTACTCTTTCATCGTTGTAAAATACAGTGACACAGTTACCTTTTTCTTTGCAAACTTGTAGCCCCAAAAACCCTAGCTTCCTTTATCTTTTTCTCTTGCGTTGTTCAGGTATTTTTTTTCCTCGCCAAAATTCTGTCTCCATTCTCACCATCCTCCCCACTTTGATTGAAACTGGCAATTTAAAATAgctaaaaacttgtgtgagactgtctcacgaataaaaataacaaaatctaTTGAGACTTGCGTTTTTAGACCAAAAACGTAAGtccaaataaaaattttattttctaaggGTTGCCTAAGATTGAAATGGTCTTTGCTTGCAAAGTATATCTGCCATTCATTCCCCACCACCACATCTGTAGGAATCCTCTATACACAAGAcatgaaaaaattgaattttctttGATATTTCTCATAATACAAGAGCCTATTTCATTGAACCATCTTTTCAATGATCGAATGCAGGATCTGTAACGCCAAACAGTCTTCTTTTATGTTGGAAAAAGTTGCGATGATGAATTGGAATATTGTAGAGGATGAGctccaattttaatttgtacgtATATATACTAGCTAGTGCATGCATATCCACACACGTACAAATCGAATCTCCCTTCCTTCACGTTCAcgccatatatatattatatatatacaatccATATATGTAAACAATTAACTCTGATCTTTGGAGGTCACAACTGTTGGGATTCTTATCCACCTCCATCCTTTTCACCCTACCGAAGACTTCAAAGGTTTGAACATGTTAACATAAGTATTGAGAAGTCATTCGGTCAAGTATGGGATTAGCATCATCCATTGTTTGGGTGATTATTGGCACCGGATTAGTATTATAGTtactaatataagtattacattttatcttaattaatCCGATCCGTTTCAAACAAGTTTTTGCATTTACAAAAGCACATCTATACATGGATATTTGGGTAAAAACAAAGTATATTTAGACTAAAATAATGTGAGTTTTATCCTAAATGATGCAAATTCACCCCAACATAAATCTTgaaaattttatgcatatttacAAAAGGAAAATGCTAAGTTCTCCTAAATTTACCCTTTGCAACACAATCACTTCATGTGGCAAGTTCTAATTAAtaggtttgttttttttattgagtGAGTGTcctataatatttatactgaaaaatgtaatactaatagaaataaatttttagttaataataagtatagtacttttgagaaaaatgtaatactttaaaatcaaaatataatatttagaagTTGAACATTTACTTATGAGATATTAATCATggataaattgagaaaaaatgttatacttttaaatcaaaatgtaatattaggggTTGAAGAGTtaggaaattaaaattgtaatacttagaAAATTTTAGATCAAAACAATGCATGTTTAGACTGGGTCCGTTTAGAAACccaaaaaatgacttctagaagtctttttttaaaaaaaaaaaaattttcctctttgggtattcaaggaaaataaagtttaaaaaaattattaattctgGTTAAcggaaaaaaaatctaatttggcaaaaaatggacatttttctacattatattctttattttccgTATCTATTTTCTTTCTCATCTCTTTTCAAGctagttttgtattattattacaaccACCACAAAACCACTACTAATGCCGCACCACCACCCCACGACCACAAGtgctaccaccaccaccacaagttgttgttgttatttttattttataacaaataatatgttcattttcagtAATATGAATCAAACATAAATGTGACTTTTACCACTCAGTGGTATTTTCGGcacaacttcttcttcttctttttcttcttttttgtggATACATCTTTTAATAAGGAATCATTTTCAAATTCGAATATTAAGGTGCtaaaaaattgagttaaaaTAAAAGTGGAGAATCTACcaaattttcttattatataCTTCTTTTTATACTTGGTAAGTTTTAATATTCAATCATACAAAGAAAAAGACCACTGGAGTTTCATATGACAACTATGTATCTATCTCCAAATGTGCTTTGAGAAATGCAAAGGACAAATTGCTATGTTTCTAACAATGATTAATCAGTAGTTCATTGCGTACTACAACTGAGATTGTAATCTAATCTTGGGAAaatttattatcaatttttgtgAACGGGAGTTCATCTTTCCAATAGGATTTGCAGCGGAAGGCAAGAAAGATTTTGCAATACATACAAGGGAGTTTTGTTCTCAATGCATTGTGAgttgagcttttttttttaattaggttCTCGTAGACTCAAAACTCAATAATCACGTTAAAATCTTGgagtctaatttttttaatgcatttttaTCTATACGTACAGTTGTGGCACTGCATGcttgattataatttataatcaaGCACTTGCTCATGAATCatgatataaataaaacaaaCGTATAGACATTGATAATAATCTAATTGGCCTTTTAATCCAACATTTAATGATATCAAGTATAAACAGATTGCTTCCTGACACAAATAACttgcacacatatatattatagtactCACCGCAGTTTACATAATTGATGTgatactaaaaataattaatttatcaatatTAAAGTTTGAGTTTGTTTCAGGGAATATGGTCAACTTAAAGTCTTTCGCAGTGGCGCTGGTGGACAATGTGGGTTCCGCTGCTATTTAAACTATGGGGTTGCAGTCCCCAAGGGGTATCCATCCCTGGAGATAAATGATATGTTTCCTAATTGGATGTTGCAGCTTTTCTTGGTGAAGAATTAAGTTGAAATAAAGGCCAAGGTACTACGTTTGGCCACTAGACCGAGGTTGTCTGCCATTTATTCCACGGCACCCATATATAGTTGGAATGATATTGAGGTGTTTGGCAAATAATTGTTAGCGGATCTAGTTAgcgagtttgactagttgataacattaactaGTTGTAGAaatatgtttgataaattagctgatagctaattatatacaaaatgatatttaagagtataatttattttttaaaaaaacttattgaaaagttgttttgatcaactttttgaattttagcttTTTGGatcaataagctgttacaaaaagcaAATTAACCAAATAGTTGTTTAACAAAGTAAAATAGCTAATAGttatcaaataagtcaaaaatagttatcaaataagtcaaaattgactgagtATCCATATAGGACcaccttgttttttttttctttaaattttttgagtAGTCAATAGAGTCAATACTGCACTGAGACTAGATCGCATAATCTCCCAGTTGGGCAACCTAGCCAATAGAGTCAATACCGAACTGAGATTAGATCGCATGATCTCAGTCAATAGAATCAATACTCCATCTACTGATGCTCGATCCCAAGATCTACCAATTGAGCAACTTAGTCAATATCGCATCCACTAAAACTCGATCTTATGATCTCCCAGTTAGGCAACCTAGGTTGAGTTTACCAAGGCTCTGTTGGCCACTAGATCGTATTTGTCTTTAAAATCCattttattatacttttattttattcaatgtGAATGCTCAATCTTTTTATAAGCGAAGTCTGTGTATTTCTCGTCCTTGAGGCTACAGAGATCATATATGGCAGTCTCAGgcaggtggtggtggtggtggttcgcggtgttgatcatggtggtaTCATTATCAGAGCCTGCGTTGGCTAACCCACAAACCTACCAACTAGCTAAAGGTTGCAGCCCGTACAATACTAGCGATCCACCTGAAGATTTTGTGAGGAAAATCAACGCCACCTTCGCTCATCTCAGAAACCAATTCTCCAGAGGCAACAAAAGCTTTGCCACCGCCGAGCATATTCCTATCTATGCAATGGCACAGTGTAGAAACTACCTCTCCAAGCCTGACTGTGTCGCCTGTTTCGATGCCGCCGTGTTAGTATCCCGACAATGCTCCATCGCCACCGGTGCTCGTGTCATATTTGATGGCTGCTTCCTCAGGTGAGTTACGCTACGTTACAACCTCGActggatttttgcaacactggttgTAACTAATTTTTTCCAAACACCTTAATTTCaattaggaaaaagtgtcaaataggccactgaacttatcttTTTTGGTGCAATTAGgttattgaacttaaaaagtgtgcaattcaaccatcaaacaaacaaaatttgtgcaattggaccacttttacaaaaaatttttgataaaatccaattatattactaacatatatgtaataagagtggcattttcttctaccatactagttgggagtcaatattgaaatgtttttaactcaaattgaattaaaattttttgtaaaaatggtctaattgcacaaattttacttgtttgatggttgaattgcacaatttttaagttcaatggcccaattgcacaaaaacgacaagttcagtggcttatttgacacttttccctttCAATTAATTAGCTTATTCAACTTCAGCTAGCTTGTAGGCTAGgtatgccaaacagagccaGGTAAActcagcctaggttgcccaggGCCAATAGGCTACTCCCCTTGTAgtcaaaattgtaattttgtgattatcaagtcaatagCCGGACCAACTTGACTAGGTTGTCCACTTGCATTCAAACCCGGTGGACGAATTTTCCATCTTCAAGAAAAAACGCTTTGATCTCCTATCagaaaaattcccaattctcCCTTTGCTTCGACTCTCACATAAAGTTTTTGCTTCGATAATTCAAAAATAGGAGAGGTTTTTTTAGCAATGAATCGTATTCAAAATCATTCCATTGAGGATGTTTTACTCTATCAAAACGTCGGATTTCTAAATTCTCATAAGGCCCCGTTATGATGAATACAATACCTGgaacattttgttttgttttgtatagGTACGAGATGAATGACTTCTACAATAAGATTACAGATGAAGGAAACCGTCAAATTTGTGGCAAACGAACTGCCCACAATCAAGATGTTTTCAATACCACAGCACAACAACTACTAAATGAGCTTGTACTCGCAACGCCCAGAATTCATGGCTTTTTCGCTGCAGCAAAGCAGGAGATCTCTGGCGGTGGTGCTACCGCCTATGCGGTGGCACAATGTATTGAAACAATCACCCAAACTGGCTGTATGGAATGCTTGGCAATCGCTTACAGTAACATACAGAATTGTTTACCAAAATCTGGTTCTGGAAGAGCTGTTGACGTAGGGTGCTTCTTGAGATACTCAAACAAACATATCTTTGCAAATAACCAGACAACTAACCTAGCACCATTCCTAGGAGGAGGAGGTATAAAATCAGTTCTGTTCTCTTCATGTTTCTTAAAAACGTAACTCCTTTTTAGCCTGCACATTCTGtaaatatgaaataattatattagtattCACCTAACTGGTAATATAATATCTTCTCCAGGGAGATCAGGAAAAAAGAAAGCTATTATTGCGGGTGTAGCCGGTGGTGTAGGAATCATTTTGGTTTTAGCAGCGCTTTTCCTTTACCAACAATCAAAAAAGCCCAAGGCAGCAAGAAGAGGTTATCTGAAGATGGTTTAATTTAGTGATACAACTTTCAATTCACTGTTTGGTTTTAACTTGTGGACTGTGTTCTTCTATAGGGGATATATTGGGGGCAACTCAGTTGAGAGGTCCAGAGAACTACGGATATAAAGATCTGAAAACTGCAACCAAAGGATTTAGTG of Ipomoea triloba cultivar NCNSP0323 chromosome 3, ASM357664v1 contains these proteins:
- the LOC116013685 gene encoding cold-responsive protein kinase 1-like, translating into MAVSGRWWWWWFAVLIMVVSLSEPALANPQTYQLAKGCSPYNTSDPPEDFVRKINATFAHLRNQFSRGNKSFATAEHIPIYAMAQCRNYLSKPDCVACFDAAVLVSRQCSIATGARVIFDGCFLRYEMNDFYNKITDEGNRQICGKRTAHNQDVFNTTAQQLLNELVLATPRIHGFFAAAKQEISGGGATAYAVAQCIETITQTGCMECLAIAYSNIQNCLPKSGSGRAVDVGCFLRYSNKHIFANNQTTNLAPFLGGGGRSGKKKAIIAGVAGGVGIILVLAALFLYQQSKKPKAARRGDILGATQLRGPENYGYKDLKTATKGFSEENKLGEGGFGDVYKGTLKNGDVVAVKKLVISSRAKADFDSEVRLITNVHHRNLIRLLGCSAKGEELLLVYEYMANASLDRYMYGDKRGMLNWKQRVDIIFGTARGLAYLHEQFHVCIIHRDIKSSNILLDDEFQPKIADFGLARLLPENQSHVSTKFAGTLGYTAPEYAIHGHLSEKVDIYSFGVVVLEILSGRRSSDMRVEPITEYLLEQAWKLYENEDCLGLVDKTLDPSEYNAEEVKRMLEIALVCTQSPPNLRPSMSEVVIMLSSDRPIFQNKPNRPSMISDFDQRVLTATDTSATTASSTSHATASFSGFSGR